A genomic region of Miscanthus floridulus cultivar M001 chromosome 3, ASM1932011v1, whole genome shotgun sequence contains the following coding sequences:
- the LOC136546764 gene encoding vacuolar protein sorting-associated protein 24 homolog 1-like, with protein MEKVKNMLKPRPTPQQQLREWQRRLRNECRVLDRQIRDVQREEKNVEKTIREAAKRNDMGSAKALAKELVRSRCAVNRLYENKAQLNSVSMHLGEIVATARTVGHLSKSTEVMKIVNNLMKAPELATTMQEFSKEMTKAGVMEEMVNEAVDSALDSEDMEEEIEEEVDKVLASVAGETASQLPDAARTQKIHEASTSRVPEERQAVAEGADDDEEDLEEIRARLAKVRS; from the exons ATGGAGAAGGTGAAGAACATGCTCAAGCCGCGGCCGACGCCGCAGCAGCAGCTGCGCGAGTGGCAGCGCCGCCTCCGCAACGAGTGCCGCGTCCTCGACCGCCAGATCCGAG ATGTGCAGAGGGAGGAGAAGAATGTGGAGAAAACCATCAGGGAGGCTGCCAAGCGCAATGACATGGGATCTGCGAAG GCTCTTGCTAAGGAACTTGTAAGATCAAGATGTGCTGTTAATCGTCTTTACGAAAACAAGGCTCAACTAAATTCAGTATCAATGCACCTTGGAGAAATTGTCG CAACTGCAAGAACAGTGGGTCATCTGTCCAAAAGCACTGAAGTGATGAAAATTGTTAACAATCTAATGAAAGCTCCAGAGTTGGCTACCACAATGCAAGAATTTAGCAAAGAAATGACCAAG GCAGGTGTGATGGAAGAGATGGTGAACGAGGCAGTTGATTCAGCTTTGGACTCTGAGGACATGGAGGAGGAAATCGAAGAGGAGGTTGACAAGGTTCTTGCTTCAGTAGCAGGGGAGACTGCCTCCCAGCTACCAGATGCTGCCAGGACACAGAAGATACATGAGGCTTCAACAAGCAGGGTTCCAGAAGAG CGGCAAGCTGTTGCAGAGGGCGCTGACGATGACGAGGAAGACCTAGAAGAGATCAGGGCACGGCTTGCTAAAGTGAGGTCGTAA